Genomic segment of Malus domestica chromosome 15, GDT2T_hap1:
aagaattactctactcatgatttggagttaacagctatcatctttgctttgaagatttggagacattatctttatggtgagaaatgtaagatcttcacagatcataagagtttGCAGTATCTTTTCACTCAGAGGGATTTAAATATTCGGCAACGGAAGTGGATTGAGTTGCTTAGcaattatgattgcacgattgagtatcaccctggtcgtgcaaatgcagtggcagatgcacttagtaggaagacttCAGCTAGACTTAATGtcatctatgattgtcatgttcctcttcttgcggaTTTAAGGTCCACTGGAGTGAAGTTAGGAGGAAAGCAGAATGTATGTGCTGAATAACacagagttaaagaaagaaatccttgatgaagcacatattcgacatatgcaatgcatccaggaggcaccaagatgtatcataccattcgaccattttattattgaccgggtatgaaaagaaaaattgccgaatatgtgagtaggtatGCCATTTGCCAATAGGTTAAAGCTGGAAAAAAAAGccgtttgggttgatgcagccactttccattccacagtggaaatgggaaaatattaccatggattttgtgtacaagcttcctcttACACAGCATGGTTATTAcggcatttgggtgatagttgatcgccttactaagtcagcacactttattccagtgagggaaaaatattcattaagccgattagctaagttattcatatcgcagattgtgaagtaccatggtaTTCTAGTTGATATTATCTCGGATCGAGATCTTAGATTCACTTCtaagttctggatagcattccaggaagctcttggtacgagattactttatagtacagCATATCACCCtcagacagatggacaatctgagaggactattcagacattagaagatatgttgagatcttcagtgctgcaATTTGGCGATGGTtagcatgattgtttggatttaatggaattcgcctacaacaacagttaccattcgagtattggtatggcacattttgaggcactttatggcaaGTTTTGTCGAACACCATTATGTTGGTCAGAAGTGggtgaaagagttttggtgggcCTGGAGATTGTGAATGaaactactcagaatattcaggtaattaagtctaacctaaaagcggcccaggatcgacaaaagagcttagcagacaagcatgccactgaccagatgtataatgtaggtgattgggtatttctaaAGCTATCACCTTGCAAAAGGTGTTAtgcgatttggaaagaaagtcctaggtacattggaccatatatgatcactgagggagtcggtgaggttgcttatAGACTTGAGCTACCTTCAGAGTTGTCTAAGTACATGATGCGTTTCATAATTCGATGCTTTGACATTATGTCTCAGATCTTTCTCATGTAATACCTCCTCAACCTCTAGAAATTAAttcggatttgacttatgataaggaaccagtgactattttggattggaaagataaggagCTGAGAAATAAGACAGTACGTTTGGTGAAagtattatggagaaatcacTCAGCGGAAAAGGCTACGTGGGAGACAGAGGATTGGATGTGAGAGATTTATCCACGCTTGTTTTACGATTATTAGTGCATTGAATTATTGTATAAATTTCGAGGACAAAATTtttataaggtgggtagattgtcacagcctGTCCCGAATTAAAGTTATCGATAACGTGAATtgacgaaattgcccttaaacggttggtggtggtgtgtgtgtaaatgggcTAAGGTTTGGactaaataaaatttttaaagtTGTAGTTGTTGGTTGGTGACCcaatttggaccacacacacacacaaaaatacctttctctctcttctctcccatgctctctccctcagactcactctctctcctttctcccgTACGGATTAACAACAAAACCAGGAGAAAGTTTGCAAATCGAGGGTTTAAAGGACACCATCATCTTCCTGAGGCTCATACGAGTTGAATGGTGCCACTTTTAGGTAAGAACTTCTTCGAAAACTCATGAAAACCCTAACCCGATTTatgtcactattcatgcaatcGTAAAGTCGTGTGTTTTTTGGGATTTCAAGCTCATaggtagcttaaggaggtcctcacgaggctCGGAGTGGTTTGTTGGAAGAATTTGGACTTCAGATTATCAAGAACGGCGAGTTTTAAAATTTACCGGAATATTGAGGCTTTTTCCGACGGGTTTCCGGTGGTTTTAGGACTCGACTCAATATGGTTTTGTTCGTCTTGGTGAGATCTTCAAAATGGGACAAGTTTCAaggaatttggttaagaaatgaagaagatataagGTTTTGAAATAAAATCCAGAAACCGGTGACTCGTCAGAGAAGATGAGGGCATATTTCGTCGGTTTTGAtggaatatgctaacggcgtTAGATGACACCGTTAATAATTGACAATATATGCTTGctttttgacggaatattcctgacggcgttaACTGTCACCGTCAGTGTGTCTGGCACGTGCCCACGCGTGGGCggcgcgtgggtggtcggaaaaatatttttaaaatatgggGATATTTGTGAGGTTGTGTaaatcacgttggtatattcaaacatcccatttgagcaatgtatgagaagttattagttagttttggttatgtgctttaaattaatgtttttatagttctTTTGCATATATGGGAGACTTAtctcgaggacgagcgcagtcaagggtgactcaggggctacgacccttcgacatactagtgaatgggcttttggttttaagtatatatgtatatgcttgatattttcccaaaaaatgcatttaaatgagttatgCTTTGAAAATTCCATGCCTATTGATTTATGCTTAAACCATGAGTTAGAATtgtatgcataaatatgatttgGTGTTGTGGGCGTTCAGGTAAGTTacaggtgagtttatgaattgtgaatgtgtaTTGAATGGTTGTGATTAATCGAGAAgcttagagctcataaacctgcatccCGGGTGATTGTGAATTACTAGAGATAGAGTACAGACCTATTTAagatgtcacctcccgcaccatatgctcacattggatctaATTTAgatgcacagtcttgtcgtacagaccatcataggtggcttcgacttgtaggtgactagtgatttatcgcccagctatcatgagagcgtagtattgagcataattatattacacctagtcttgtcgtacaaacccttTTAGTAGTTCTGACTTGTGTGTAGTGTAGTGTCGTATAattcattgtagtgactccggctaaatTGACTAATAAGCTATGAATTTAGCCGTACAAATTTCTACAAaagttccggctaatatgttattttccttgaatttattctcacctgagttacttattttgtttatatcttggcatggcatacttatgattatgaatatgtgaagcatgaattgatatatatatatgtatatatatatatatacatatttatgtttatattctatttctgggaaaattatacatgttttacggcgaagggttagaacttttgagaaatgaaatgattttgaaaacatttgtttttggccactcacattttttgttttgtgcccctccaggttttagatagacttgttgttggtggcgtacgaggatttcggcggttctgacataataaaataattgtaggacatcttctggtactgtgtaactagtacttgtcctactggactgtacctagactttctatgctctgattaggagtatttacacttgtatctcactcTTAGCACTTCCTGTTTATCAGTGCACTTTAgtagctttcggtttttatttattggtatatttcttatctttattgcttccgcactgtgcacgtgactacgtcaccctcacgtgatggccagcatgccttaatctcggtcggggtgtgtcaggaaCCGTTTCAACGTAATTTCCTGGTGAAAAGGCCCCATTTAAGGCGTACCCAATTTTATCGACCTCATGTAAAAAGAGGGATGTCAATCAAAATTCTCTCTAAATTTATAAAGTAATGCTATATTTACCACATATTTGTATCACCATTTGTATCATCTTTCTAATAAAGGTAGGGCTCACCAACACATTTGGgtctcatctctattagagTATCTCCACCAGTTAGTGgaaggtaagaacaagggcatgTAAGTTGCCCTTACTAATCACTCTGAATAGTACTTGCCTTTTTGCACTTCCACCAGTTTGAAAAGGACAAGAGCaagtaaatatattttttcaattttttaactttgaaaataaaacaattgtTTAATTCTGCTAAATTATTTCAAATATAAGGCAAAAGCATAGCATTAcaacaaacataattaatttaaaatttggtAAAAACTCCCATAATCATATAATCAACTACGAAATTGAACAACAATATAAAAAAACTAGTCTaagttttaataattttttctaatttttttttaatttttaatgttaGATTAATCCTGGTTGTTGATTTGAAATCGAATGCACTAGATTGTGCCACATGACTTAAtggtaatattttaattttttttttactattagaaatcTGACGGTTGAGATCCTCTAACCGTTAGAAATCCAACAACCTACAATTCGTCATGTCAGCTATTCGTTGGAGGGTTTTGTGATATTTGTTGTACTAAAGCCCACCTTTGCAGTCTTTGTTGGGCCACTATCCTTCTAGGCACGtgtgacataaaaaaaaaattaaatatgctCTGGCGTCAGCATGACGTAATGCTGATGTCAACTTGCCCGAAGGTAGCAGGCCGGGCTTGAGAGATTTGGGCATCTGGGCTGGCAGTGATTGGCCTACCATTTGCCTTTGATTTTATGGACTTTTGGAGAAGGATTTTTTTGGGTTGGAGGACAACATTGTTGCCTTTGCCTTTACCTTCCACCAACTAGTGGAGACGCTCTTAGAAAGATGGTACAAATATGTGGTAAGAGTAGCATTTTTGAAATTTATAACCAAACAGACAATATTTGGGTtgactttttagctaaaatggtccctgaggTTGGCGACCCCAACCTACTTCGTCTCTTTTCTTGCGACTTATCCTCAATCCTATCTTCTCTAATGACCCACCCCCACTCTAGTCTCTTCTCCGACGACTCATCTCCATTCTATCTTTTTCCCAACGACCCACCTTCACTTGGTAAAACTGGGTTTTGGAAATCTGCGAGATTACAACTCGTGGAAGATCACAAGATTAAAAGTTTGAAGTTGTTATTTTGAATTCCAGACTCCAataagagaaagagaaggagaTGCGCGGGGGGAGGTGGTGGAAGGGGTGGACTACTGGCCAACAATGACGACGATGGAGAAGACAATCCAATGAAGGTTggtgaaggagaagaaggacaTTTGGATACTGGAATAGTGAATGTTCGGAAACTAATTTTAGTTAAATGTTTGTAAGTTCAAAATGGacacattcaaaatgtatgGGAAACTATTTTCAACATCAGAAATTAGTCAATTCATGATGAGGAAGCAAATACAAATTTTCGAGAGCCCAATCATCATTCATTCATTAAAACCAACACAACTTTTTCAAGGCTCAATCATTTATTTAATACCTTTAAACTGGAGCTCGTAcaacttttcaaaaaaaaaatccaaccaaagaAAGCAAATTCGGTATTTTAATTTGTCACAAAAAGTACTTTAACAAAACCACATGCTGTGGTTAAATTGAATTTATTGTAAGAGTAAATATATGAGCTTATACAATGCTCGATTATTGTACATACTGGGGTTAACACAATAATATCCATAGCTTAAGATAAAACCTTGCTCACAATAGGTCGTGCTTTACACATAGCCTCCAATGGAATGGCTTTAGGTGTTGTGGTTCCTTTGCCCTCAATCATGTCAACCATTTCCTCACCCACTCTATTCCAGTCGAAGCATTGAATCAATGACCCCAAAGTCAATCCCACCACGCGCTGCGCTAGGCCTGCTCCAGGGCAAGCCCTTCTTCCCATTCCAAATGGCATGAGTTTATGTGAAAAATCTTCACCACTTTCGAACCTCTCAGGCTTAAAGCTTTCAGGTTCATCCCACAATTCAGGATCTCTGTGTACCGCCCATGCATTGACCAATACCATTGTGTCACGTGGCACGTCAAAGCCTCCGATAATACAATCAGCAGATGACAAATGTGGTAGTAGCATTGGAGCCGCCGGGCATAATCGGAGTGTCTCGGAGATGATGCTTTGTAGGTAGGGTAGTTTGGAGATGTCTGGTTCATCCACCAAGTTTTCTTTACCAACTTTAGCATCTAGTTCAGATTTGGCCTTTTGGAGCGCGCGTGGATGGTTAAGTAGATTGGACATGGCCCATTCTAGTGTCACAGCTGATGTGTCAGTACCCGCGAATAACATGACCTGATGAAAATTGATTAATATTTGGCTAATTAATAGTTTAAAATAAAAGTGGTGCTATATACACCAAATTACGTCAAACATTCTAccgtacaaattttttttattacaattattaatcaaatttcaacttgAATTAAAGTACAAATTTGATTGGTGTCATGTATTTAGTGCACCAATTTCGTGTAAAAATTTGGTGTGCCTAGCATTattcttaaaataaaaataaaaggtaacAAAATATATCATAATATGTACCTagcattatatttttcttttggattaatcaaacaaacaaattaacccTTATCTTTCTATTGACTCCTTTATAAAATCAAAGCTAtatggtaataaaaaaaatgcatgaGATGAAGATAATAGAGTTGTGTACTAACCATAATAAGACCCTTGATGATTTGGTCAGTGTAGTATTCAGGCTGTGACTCCTGCAGAGAAAGCAAATGGTCGATCATACTACTGCCATTTCTTCCTTTACTCCTGTGCTCATCAATCAGATCCTGCAAGAACTCATCCACCCTCTTAGTCAACGCCTTCACCTTCTTCTCGTACCCATTAACCCCAAACCAATTCAAAACCGGCAAAAAATCAGCTGGGTTCGCAGCCCCGCCATAAGCAAACGCATCCCCCATAATCTCTCTAAACTGCCTCGCCTCCTCTTTGTCCACCGACACGTCATCACCGTAGTACCTCTTCCCAGCCACCATTCTCATTATGACGTTAAACGTCAGCTCACTGAGCATTGACTTGAGCTCCACCTTTGCAAAACCATCGCGTGCGTTTTGTGAGAGTTTAACAAGTAAATGTCTCACCTCGTCCTTTCGGATGTCTGAGAACGTGTTGAGTCGAGCGGAGGAAAAGATCTCGACGGCGCCAATGCGGCGTAGGTTGCGCCAGTGGTCGCCGTACGGGGACGCCGCCATGTTGGTGTAATTGTAGGCCAAGTGCTTTCCCATGATCAGTCGAGGACGGTTTGCTAAGACAATGTCGTTTGTTGTAAAACATTCTTGGACAACGGATGAGGATGAGACTATGACCACGCGGCGTGAGCCGAACCAGAGAGAGAAGACGGGGCCGTATTTTTGGGAGAGGCGACGGAAGATTCGGTGGACTGGGGGTTTTAGGAGATGGAGGTGGCCGATGATTGGAAGAGAAGGTGGGCTTGGTGGTAGGTTTTGGTGATTGTGACGTTTGGTTCGGAGGAAAAACTTGAAAGTGAAGAGAATGAAGATAAGAGAGAGGGATGTATAGAACAAGATGTCTTCCATGGTTTTGTGCGCTTTGCTTTGCTTAATAAATGGTTgaaatttggttgaatttttatttGGATGTGGTTTTACATAATACAAAGCTGCGGTATTTATATGTACAGGGAGGGAAGTAGTGCCCAAGTATTATGAAGGAAAATGACAAATTGATTCCTTCATCACTCGGGAGTTCTAGAACACTAAAACTTTGATCTTTCCATATTTGGTAAAGATGGCGTATGCACTAACGTGATGGTTCTGATTTTTAaaagattttcaaatttttttcccCTCCCAAAGGCAGTGTTAATGGTATTGAAATGTCCATCCCAACTAATTTCAAGTTcagttatctttttttttaaattgttttggcCGGTCATTGATTCTTATTTTTGATCGAAAGAGATTTGGGTagacaaaaaaaaactacagtgtgtctttttttgtttttataatttcGAGACATaaattttattgataacaaaaaaaaaagttacatcTAGTTATGGGGCATAAACCTTTCTCTTCATAAAACAGagataataaaaaagaatacacggaaaaaaaaaagacataaaCCTTATACTTTTATAAACGAAAACAAGAGAGTCAATTTTATCTCAAAGAGATTTACTTATACatttaaatgattttaattttattttttctatctGTATAATCGCATTGTCTATACAAAAGATCTTTGTAAATTGAAAAGGAAATGAATTGTTTTTTCATTCAATCAAAGTTCTAATCaggttttatttataaaaatcaaTTCAATCTTGGAAGTCTGCAAAAAAAAGAAGTCAATAGATAAACTTTGTTTCTCTCTACGCGAAGTCGTCGTTGAAAAGAAGGTGTATAAACAGgataacccaaaaaaaaaaggtacatgaacagttcacccaaaaaaatagaaagtcaaTTCAACTGTGGAAGTCTGCACAGAATTGTATTTTTGTTCTTACCGTATGTTTAATTCCACCACGTGTACACTGACGGGCGTTGCCCTGCGTAagagatgagagatttttcagtgtgatcagTACACGAGGTGGTATACTATGTGTTACTATATaaatagtgggatatgtgtgcttaaaagttaataaattaaaaaataaaatttctcatcacttctattaaaacacgtggtgtaccacttgtgttttccgtcacaattacaaatttctcGTAATAGAGTGCGTGTAAATGCATGCGATCAGCGACTCCGTTGTCCACACAATTaggattttcatttttcattggcGCATCCGATTCGATCGACAGTGTCGTAGGCCATCTCCAATTAAAAGGGTTAGATATAGCTCTGTCCAAAATTATAGTCTTGTaaacaattattttttaataaacaatgtcAGATCATACTTATATATCATCTCCAATCGAATGAGGCTAAACATAGCCCCCTCAATaacttattagttttaagtttatactttaaatttactgtttaatttaattaaactacatTTAGATATTTTTAAATCTAGTCGTTAAATTTGAACCAATTATTACAACTCAGCAGCTGAACACTAAAAAAAGTCTAGGAAGGGGCTACATTTGGCCATAATGATGGCCATTTGGCCAAATAATGGCTTGGTGGACTCCACAAAATTATAGCCTAGCCATTGGTTAGAAATGAGTTTTTGAGCAAATCATGCCATTTTTTAGCTTTTAGACCTTTAACCATCTccattggagatgaccttaggcCAAATTAAACAGAGGAGCGAACACCATGTTTTTCTTCCATGCGAAGTGATAATTGTAGTGGATCTCGCATATGTATCTTAGACTGAATGATTATTAAGTATAGGGTCATTTTGGTTTCGGTCCTTAatcacactactacaaaattatctatttcTGGCGGTCCAAAAACTGACAAGAAACATATATTACTGTCGAATATTATGCAAAATCTGACAAAAAATGGATTTTtcgacagaaaatactctaaaaccgacagaacttgtgtcggatataaccaaCAGAAAGTATATTAATAAAGAATAAATAAGAGCATTTTATGTCGGATAAAACtgacataaaatatatatataactgaCAGAActtgtgtcggttataaccgacaggaaataAAGCATTTTTTGTCAGATAAAACCGAAatcaaatatattaataataaaaaaaataaaaaggacatGAGAGCAGAACCCCTCTTCTCGTTGAGCATTCTTCTCCCCTTCTGCTCAAAATCAAAATCTgctaaaaaacaaaagagaaaagccAACTCTACCAACCTTCTTCCCAACACAAAACACAACAATCCATCCCAGAAAAATAGAAGAGAAAACAGAAATTTCTCATACAATggacaaaaacaaaggaaaacagaaacaaaaatcaACCCTAAAACCAGTGAAACCAAGAGATAAGATTACTTCCTCATCTTGACTCGTCGTCggtttttctcataagatggtTCGGTCCCAGATTCCTATATACAGAGACTCGTCATCGGGACTCATTGATACACCGGATATCTCCCCAAAGATATTAGTCTTTTGCCGCACTTTGTAATCTGCCTTTGTGCTATATATATGCACAAAATTTGCAGGTTCCGCGACCACCATGAACTGACCATCTGATGAAATTGAACAGTacttcgttaaagttcccattatTAAAGCATAGCATCAAGTTCAATCAAGTATTCAAACAAAGCATTCAAAATATGCACTCAAATGCAAACACAAAGCAACACATTCATGGCCCtatcggatataaccgacacgaacaaagcaaaattttggacgattctctgaatgttttttttatgcaattttttacacatgctatctcggagtatatacaaacatatttgacggttggatcgttgaaactagtttcgtagaatgcatatcctgtcaaattgatagatttaacaaacattgaaaagttaatgttatacttccattaagtataaaataagatttatccactagtgtaaatattttaaattgaagatcgaattcattcattgcattcttatagggtcgaggagtgtaaatgtaaaaaatcatcaaaatcagagctaaaataaccgttaaattgtgatttttcttttataaccatcgaaaacttttgttccgttacctaatatttgaatgtttgttttttacgatttttttacgtatgtgatctcggagtgtgtacaaacaagtttgacggttggattgttgaaaaacgtttcgtagcatgcgtatcacatcaagatggtagattaaacaaacacttatagttaatgttatacttccccatcaagtataaaataagattttgtggtatccactagtttaaatatattaaattaaagatcaaatttattcattacattcttatagggtcgaggagtgtagctgtaaaaaatcatcaaaattggagctaaaataactattaaattgtgatttttcgtttataaccgtcgaaaacttttgttccgttacgtaatatcTGAATgcttgttttttacaattttttacgtatgtaaTCTCGGAgtatgtacaaataagtttgacagttggatcgttgaaaaaagtttcgtagaatgcatattgtgtcaaaacggtagattaaacaaacacttagagttaatattatacttctattaagtataaaataagattttgtggtatccactagtgtaaatattttaaattaaagatcaattacattcttatagggtcgaggagtgtagctgtaaaaaattatcaaaatcggagctaaaataaccgttaaattgtgatttttcgtttataaccgtcgaaaacttttgttccattacgtaatatctgaatgtttgttttttacaattttttacgtatgtaatctcggagtgtgtacaaataagttttacggttggatcgttgaaaaaagtttcgtagaatgcatattgcgtcaaaacggtagattaaacaaacacagagttaatattatacttctattaagtataaaataagattttg
This window contains:
- the LOC139192489 gene encoding cytochrome P450 81Q32-like; this translates as MEDILFYTSLSLIFILFTFKFFLRTKRHNHQNLPPSPPSLPIIGHLHLLKPPVHRIFRRLSQKYGPVFSLWFGSRRVVIVSSSSVVQECFTTNDIVLANRPRLIMGKHLAYNYTNMAASPYGDHWRNLRRIGAVEIFSSARLNTFSDIRKDEVRHLLVKLSQNARDGFAKVELKSMLSELTFNVIMRMVAGKRYYGDDVSVDKEEARQFREIMGDAFAYGGAANPADFLPVLNWFGVNGYEKKVKALTKRVDEFLQDLIDEHRSKGRNGSSMIDHLLSLQESQPEYYTDQIIKGLIMVMLFAGTDTSAVTLEWAMSNLLNHPRALQKAKSELDAKVGKENLVDEPDISKLPYLQSIISETLRLCPAAPMLLPHLSSADCIIGGFDVPRDTMVLVNAWAVHRDPELWDEPESFKPERFESGEDFSHKLMPFGMGRRACPGAGLAQRVVGLTLGSLIQCFDWNRVGEEMVDMIEGKGTTTPKAIPLEAMCKARPIVSKVLS